In Phaeobacter gallaeciensis DSM 26640, a genomic segment contains:
- a CDS encoding peptidoglycan-binding domain-containing protein has protein sequence MFSKSLKTTLAASVLATSGAAPAVADNLGAALVGSIIGGVIVNEAHKNRARKQPVTRKRTYSPARAQNRETQTALNYFGFPAGSPDGVMGRKSRAAVAQYQGYMGFPATGQLTQYERDFLVSSYSRAQIGGPQVIKAMQGPNGVRGLLPVWRDEATGTRSASAGGYGSYGGLPFEVSEAVDEIAASADPSAEQLLQRSGFMQLADLNGDGKNDYMIDTSVSGSSFWCGASHCSVMVFASTPQGYQRNDFMARGVTTANFSCHQGVCRMSDEPTTGTVQATAPTPVPTPAPAPGGTVLASAPQATAPAPATGGLAGIQLFQQPVPAANTASLTSHCSKVSLLTSSNGGYMTVSNLRDPELALGEQFCLTRSYAINSGEALVAKVQGVSQAQVDSQCDAFGPVVQPYLAKLGSTGSDALVSDLQKFVLQSNMSIEQLSNTAGICLFSGYRRDNMEVALGAALIMVGVGQRPYAELIGHHLAQGFGVAKSPEQAQGWYQTAIAALEAGADPVFAPGQPERVGLIKAASAGLTGGLAQPVPASSTAAALPSFSTD, from the coding sequence ATGTTCTCAAAATCACTTAAAACAACATTAGCCGCATCAGTTCTGGCAACCTCAGGGGCGGCACCCGCCGTGGCTGATAACCTTGGCGCAGCGCTGGTTGGTAGTATCATCGGCGGTGTGATCGTCAACGAGGCGCATAAGAACCGTGCGCGGAAACAACCGGTTACCCGCAAGCGCACCTATTCCCCAGCGCGTGCCCAGAACCGTGAGACGCAGACTGCGCTCAATTATTTCGGCTTCCCGGCAGGCTCTCCTGACGGTGTGATGGGGCGTAAATCCCGCGCCGCTGTGGCGCAGTATCAGGGGTATATGGGATTCCCCGCCACAGGTCAGCTGACCCAATATGAACGTGATTTTCTGGTATCCTCCTACAGTCGGGCGCAGATTGGCGGCCCGCAGGTTATAAAAGCAATGCAAGGCCCCAACGGGGTACGTGGGCTGCTGCCAGTCTGGCGGGACGAAGCCACCGGAACTCGTAGCGCCAGCGCTGGCGGTTATGGCAGCTACGGTGGCCTGCCGTTTGAGGTCAGCGAAGCAGTGGATGAAATCGCCGCCAGCGCCGATCCCAGCGCCGAGCAATTGTTGCAGCGATCCGGATTTATGCAGCTGGCAGATCTGAATGGGGACGGCAAGAACGACTATATGATCGACACCTCGGTGTCGGGCAGTTCCTTCTGGTGCGGGGCGTCGCATTGCTCTGTCATGGTGTTTGCCTCAACCCCGCAGGGGTATCAGCGCAATGACTTCATGGCGCGCGGCGTCACCACGGCGAATTTCTCCTGTCATCAAGGCGTGTGCCGGATGAGCGATGAGCCGACCACGGGTACTGTTCAGGCCACCGCACCAACACCAGTACCGACGCCTGCACCAGCGCCGGGCGGTACAGTGTTGGCGTCTGCGCCGCAGGCCACGGCGCCAGCGCCTGCAACCGGCGGGCTGGCGGGTATCCAGTTGTTCCAGCAACCAGTCCCTGCTGCAAATACGGCCTCGCTGACTAGCCATTGCAGCAAAGTCAGCCTGCTCACCAGCTCCAACGGCGGCTATATGACTGTTTCTAATCTACGCGATCCCGAATTGGCGTTGGGTGAGCAGTTCTGCCTGACCCGCTCCTATGCAATCAACTCCGGCGAAGCGCTTGTCGCTAAGGTGCAGGGCGTAAGCCAGGCGCAAGTCGACAGTCAATGCGATGCCTTTGGTCCGGTGGTGCAGCCCTATCTGGCCAAGCTGGGGAGCACAGGCAGCGATGCGCTGGTCTCCGATCTGCAGAAATTCGTTTTGCAGTCGAATATGTCGATTGAGCAGCTCTCCAATACGGCCGGTATCTGCCTGTTCTCTGGTTACCGTCGTGACAACATGGAGGTGGCGCTGGGGGCCGCGCTGATTATGGTTGGTGTTGGCCAGCGCCCCTATGCCGAGCTGATCGGTCACCATCTGGCACAGGGGTTCGGTGTGGCGAAGTCGCCGGAGCAGGCGCAGGGCTGGTACCAGACGGCAATTGCAGCCCTGGAGGCGGGGGCTGATCCGGTCTTTGCGCCGGGACAGCCGGAACGGGTAGGTTTGATCAAGGCGGCCTCTGCCGGGCTGACCGGTGGGCTGGCACAGCCGGTTCCTGCCTCTAGTACCGCGGCCGCGTTGCCAAGCTTCTCGACAGACTGA
- the lipB gene encoding lipoyl(octanoyl) transferase LipB, with protein MVEWITSSGLTGYDEAVAFMEDRAAGIAAGTAEECIWLVEHPPLYTAGTSAQPEDLTDPDRFPVHPSKRGGQYTYHGPGQRVVYVMLDVAKRGRDVRCFVRQLERWVILALDRFNVTGHIRDGRVGVWVERDDKPLRANGEKTEDKIAAIGIRLRKWVSFHGISINVEPDLSHFDGIVPCGITEFGVTSLVDLGLPVTMTDVDVALKQCFDVAFATTDTCPTD; from the coding sequence ATGGTTGAATGGATCACCAGCTCAGGTCTGACCGGCTATGACGAAGCCGTCGCCTTTATGGAAGACCGCGCCGCCGGGATTGCCGCCGGAACCGCTGAAGAATGCATCTGGCTGGTCGAGCATCCTCCGCTCTATACCGCAGGCACCTCGGCGCAGCCTGAGGATCTGACGGACCCTGACCGTTTCCCTGTCCACCCTAGCAAACGCGGGGGGCAATACACTTATCACGGGCCGGGGCAGCGGGTTGTCTATGTCATGCTGGATGTGGCCAAGCGTGGCCGCGATGTGCGGTGCTTCGTACGCCAGCTGGAACGTTGGGTGATCCTGGCGCTTGATCGTTTCAATGTGACTGGTCATATCCGCGATGGTCGGGTGGGTGTTTGGGTCGAACGCGACGACAAGCCCCTGCGTGCCAATGGTGAGAAGACCGAGGATAAGATCGCGGCCATTGGTATCCGCCTGCGCAAATGGGTCAGCTTTCACGGCATCTCAATCAATGTCGAACCCGATCTCAGCCATTTTGACGGCATCGTGCCCTGTGGCATCACAGAGTTTGGCGTCACCAGCCTGGTGGATCTGGGCCTGCCTGTAACCATGACCGATGTCGATGTCGCGCTGAAGCAGTGCTTCGATGTGGCCTTCGCCACAACTGACACCTGCCCCACGGATTAG
- a CDS encoding alpha/beta fold hydrolase produces the protein MCQPLDGRADLPLHSLGAADLAAPALLVEQVQTAWSDMAATLIANWFGFDPQEMSLLRHLLTGDDWVELGIGKGGQRDPELAVLRGMLTKTAAPSCPEMLRFLAHLIAQTVEDYKIAAGVASPPQKWLSLPCGLSSRYLRFGAARGQAVIFVHGIFDGIAGMQRLQPMLRARGLQVLAPLRCGYGGSDRLPRQADPVDLFITQLEALIDTEGLERPILLGHRSGCVFTAAAARRLRDRLGGVVGVGATLPLPSIGQAGALRGHQRAMALSAVHAKAVLPLVVRSWSRSVRQKGPQVLVSRQIAKDSADRRLLADPGLSAVLEQSHRMMMQHGRGGYETDLRLAARPRDTRHSAKAAPTIYLHGGEDTVTPAERLQAALGPGSADLQIRISKRAGTMLLYAQPELVFAAIEDLRQRIPS, from the coding sequence ATGTGCCAGCCCCTTGATGGGCGCGCGGATCTGCCCCTGCATTCCCTTGGTGCGGCAGATCTGGCTGCGCCTGCATTGTTGGTAGAACAGGTGCAGACCGCCTGGTCCGATATGGCGGCAACCCTGATAGCAAACTGGTTTGGCTTCGACCCGCAGGAAATGTCGCTGCTGCGGCATCTGCTTACCGGCGACGATTGGGTCGAATTGGGCATAGGCAAGGGTGGCCAGCGCGATCCCGAACTGGCTGTTCTGAGGGGGATGCTGACCAAGACGGCCGCACCAAGTTGTCCGGAAATGCTACGTTTTCTGGCGCATCTGATTGCCCAGACAGTTGAGGATTACAAGATCGCTGCAGGAGTCGCATCGCCGCCCCAAAAATGGCTTTCTCTGCCTTGCGGGCTGAGTTCGCGTTACCTGCGTTTTGGCGCGGCACGTGGGCAGGCGGTGATCTTTGTTCACGGGATTTTCGACGGTATCGCGGGGATGCAGCGGCTACAGCCCATGCTGCGTGCGCGCGGCTTGCAGGTTCTGGCGCCATTGCGCTGTGGATACGGTGGGTCGGACCGACTGCCGCGCCAGGCCGATCCTGTTGATCTGTTCATCACGCAGCTTGAAGCGCTGATCGATACCGAGGGGCTGGAGCGGCCAATTCTCCTTGGGCACCGCAGTGGCTGCGTGTTCACCGCCGCAGCGGCGCGCCGCCTACGGGACCGTCTGGGCGGTGTCGTTGGAGTTGGCGCGACGCTGCCGCTGCCCAGCATAGGGCAGGCGGGCGCTTTGCGCGGACATCAGCGCGCCATGGCGCTTAGTGCGGTGCATGCCAAGGCAGTATTGCCGTTGGTGGTCCGCAGTTGGTCCCGATCGGTGCGCCAGAAAGGACCGCAGGTCTTGGTCTCGCGCCAGATTGCAAAAGACAGCGCGGATCGGAGATTGCTGGCGGATCCCGGATTGAGTGCCGTACTGGAACAGAGCCACAGGATGATGATGCAGCATGGGCGCGGTGGGTATGAGACGGATTTGCGGCTGGCGGCGCGCCCGCGTGACACGCGCCACAGTGCCAAGGCGGCGCCCACCATCTACCTGCATGGTGGTGAGGATACCGTGACCCCAGCGGAGCGCTTGCAGGCGGCGCTTGGCCCCGGCAGTGCGGACTTGCAAATCCGGATCAGCAAACGGGCCGGAACCATGCTGCTTTATGCGCAGCCGGAACTTGTGTTCGCAGCGATCGAGGATTTGCGGCAGCGCATTCCCTCGTGA
- a CDS encoding HIT family protein: protein MAQYDPNNIFAKILRGELPSYKVYEDEATFVFMDIMPRSDGHMLVIPKTPCRNLLDASAEQLAAVMATAQKMSHVAMRAFDAQGVTVQQFNEAEGGQEVFHLHFHILPRRAGDTVRPPGIMADPGVLSEHAERMRAAVALSDG, encoded by the coding sequence GTGGCGCAATACGATCCAAACAATATCTTCGCGAAAATTCTGCGCGGAGAACTTCCCTCCTACAAAGTGTATGAGGATGAGGCGACCTTCGTTTTTATGGATATCATGCCGCGATCCGACGGTCATATGCTGGTTATCCCAAAGACCCCGTGCCGCAATCTACTGGATGCCTCGGCTGAGCAGCTGGCCGCCGTGATGGCCACGGCGCAGAAGATGAGCCACGTTGCGATGCGCGCGTTCGACGCGCAGGGGGTGACGGTGCAGCAGTTCAATGAGGCTGAAGGCGGTCAGGAGGTTTTCCATCTCCATTTCCATATCCTTCCCCGTCGCGCTGGGGACACGGTGCGGCCACCGGGTATTATGGCCGACCCGGGTGTCTTGTCCGAGCACGCCGAAAGAATGCGAGCGGCAGTTGCTCTGTCTGATGGGTGA
- the ctaD gene encoding cytochrome c oxidase subunit I, translating into MADAAIHGHGHEDERGFFTRWFMSTNHKDIGILYLIVSAIVGFISVAFTVYMRLELMDPGVQYMCLEGARLFADASAECTPNGHLWNVLITGHGILMMFFVVIPALFGGFGNYFMPLQIGAPDMAFPRMNNLSFWMYVAGTSLAVASVLAPGGNDQAGSGVGWVLYPPLSTNEGGFSMDLAIFAVHVSGASSILGAINMITTFLNMRAPGMTLFKVPLFSWSIFVTSWLILLSLPVLAGAITMLLMDRNFGFTFFDPAGGGDPILYQHILWFFGHPEVYIVILPGFGIISHVIATFARKPVFGYLPMVWAIIAIGVLGFVVWAHHMYTVGMSLNQQAYFMLATMVIAVPTGVKVFSWIATMWGGSIEFKAPMMFAFGFLFLFTVGGVTGVVLSQASVDRAYHDTYYVVAHFHYVMSLGAVFAIFSGIYFYFGKMTGRQYNELGAQIHFWMFFIGANLTFFPQHFLGRQGMPRRYIDYPEGFAYWNKISSYGAFLSFASFLLFFGVVIYSLLRGARITQNNYWNEYADTLEWTLPSPPPEHTFEILPKQEDWDRSHSH; encoded by the coding sequence ATGGCAGATGCAGCCATTCATGGTCACGGCCACGAAGACGAGCGCGGTTTCTTTACCCGCTGGTTCATGAGCACGAACCATAAGGATATCGGCATTCTCTACCTGATCGTTTCGGCGATCGTTGGTTTCATCTCCGTCGCGTTCACCGTTTACATGCGGCTTGAACTGATGGATCCCGGCGTTCAATACATGTGCCTCGAAGGCGCACGTCTTTTTGCAGATGCGTCTGCGGAATGTACCCCCAACGGGCACCTCTGGAACGTTCTGATCACTGGCCACGGCATCCTGATGATGTTCTTCGTGGTCATTCCCGCGTTGTTCGGCGGGTTCGGCAACTACTTCATGCCGCTGCAGATCGGCGCGCCGGACATGGCGTTCCCGCGGATGAACAACCTGTCCTTCTGGATGTATGTCGCAGGCACCTCGCTGGCGGTTGCGTCGGTTCTGGCACCTGGCGGCAACGATCAAGCTGGTTCCGGTGTTGGCTGGGTTCTCTACCCACCGCTATCCACCAATGAAGGCGGCTTCTCCATGGATCTGGCGATCTTCGCCGTTCACGTCTCGGGCGCGTCCTCGATCCTTGGTGCGATCAACATGATCACCACTTTCCTAAACATGCGCGCACCCGGCATGACCCTGTTCAAGGTGCCGCTGTTCTCCTGGTCGATCTTCGTCACCTCCTGGCTGATCCTCTTGTCCCTGCCAGTTCTGGCGGGCGCGATCACCATGCTGCTGATGGACCGCAACTTCGGCTTCACCTTCTTTGATCCTGCCGGCGGCGGCGACCCGATCCTGTATCAGCACATCCTGTGGTTCTTTGGCCACCCGGAAGTGTACATCGTGATCCTGCCGGGCTTTGGCATCATCTCTCACGTGATCGCGACCTTCGCGCGCAAGCCAGTCTTTGGCTACCTGCCGATGGTCTGGGCGATCATTGCGATTGGTGTTCTGGGCTTCGTCGTATGGGCACACCACATGTACACCGTTGGCATGTCGCTGAACCAACAGGCCTACTTCATGCTGGCCACCATGGTCATCGCGGTTCCCACCGGGGTTAAGGTGTTCTCCTGGATTGCCACCATGTGGGGCGGCTCCATTGAGTTCAAAGCGCCAATGATGTTTGCCTTCGGCTTCCTGTTCCTGTTCACCGTTGGCGGTGTGACCGGTGTGGTTCTGTCGCAGGCCTCTGTGGACCGTGCCTATCACGACACCTACTATGTGGTTGCACACTTCCACTACGTGATGAGCTTGGGCGCAGTGTTCGCGATCTTCTCCGGCATCTATTTCTACTTCGGCAAGATGACCGGTCGTCAGTACAACGAGCTGGGCGCCCAGATCCACTTCTGGATGTTCTTCATTGGCGCCAACCTGACCTTCTTCCCCCAGCACTTCCTGGGCCGTCAGGGCATGCCGCGTCGTTACATCGACTACCCGGAAGGCTTCGCATACTGGAACAAGATCTCGTCCTATGGCGCGTTCCTGTCCTTTGCCTCGTTCCTGCTGTTCTTTGGTGTTGTGATCTACTCGCTGCTGCGTGGCGCTCGTATCACCCAGAACAACTACTGGAACGAGTATGCCGACACGCTGGAGTGGACCCTGCCCTCTCCGCCGCCGGAGCACACCTTCGAAATCCTGCCCAAGCAGGAAGACTGGGATCGTTCCCACTCGCACTAA
- a CDS encoding DUF2244 domain-containing protein encodes MPYQWTTARTDSHQELHLWPHQSLRPEGYVRFMAVLAALITIPMIPLVGSAALWGILPFVTATLFAVKWALDRSRRDRHVLEVLTLDPSEAHLERINPTGPRQNWSCNRYWTEVELHADDGPVPNYVTLRGSGREVEIGAFLSEDERKALYDELRTAFRKA; translated from the coding sequence ATGCCCTACCAATGGACCACCGCCCGGACTGACAGTCACCAGGAGCTGCATCTTTGGCCGCATCAATCGCTGCGACCAGAAGGCTACGTCCGGTTCATGGCGGTGCTTGCCGCACTGATCACCATTCCGATGATCCCACTTGTGGGCAGCGCTGCTCTCTGGGGGATTCTTCCCTTTGTGACGGCCACGCTTTTCGCGGTAAAATGGGCGCTGGACCGCAGCCGCCGCGACCGCCATGTGCTGGAGGTGCTGACGCTCGACCCCAGCGAAGCGCATCTGGAGCGCATCAATCCAACGGGCCCGCGCCAGAACTGGAGCTGCAATCGCTATTGGACCGAGGTCGAGCTGCACGCAGATGATGGCCCGGTGCCCAATTATGTCACACTGCGCGGCAGCGGTCGCGAGGTAGAGATCGGGGCCTTCCTGTCAGAGGATGAACGCAAGGCGCTCTATGACGAACTAAGAACCGCCTTTCGCAAGGCATGA
- a CDS encoding prephenate dehydrogenase, whose amino-acid sequence MPQPPLFSRIGLIGFGAFGQLIARHLSPLVPICVYDPAQTCEGPRHPSLRFGSLAETAACPLVILAVPVGAMEPLCHALAPLVRPGAWVLDVGSVKMAPADVMHRILPPEVNLLGTHPLFGPESTRQGLAGQKIALCPLRGGRPLRLAAMLRHFFQLEVIWTTPEAHDRELATVQGLTHLIAQALNQVAPETLRMTTASFELMQQASRMVTGDAPGVLEAILRDNPFAADVRDSFLQRAADLGQHPVTPRTQQSPPNAAGF is encoded by the coding sequence ATGCCCCAACCTCCTCTATTCTCCCGCATTGGCCTGATTGGCTTTGGCGCATTTGGGCAATTAATCGCCCGCCACCTGTCACCGCTGGTGCCGATCTGCGTTTATGATCCGGCACAGACCTGTGAAGGGCCACGCCACCCATCTCTCCGATTCGGCTCGCTCGCGGAAACAGCCGCCTGCCCCTTGGTGATCCTCGCCGTGCCTGTTGGCGCGATGGAGCCGCTGTGTCACGCGCTTGCGCCACTGGTCAGGCCCGGCGCATGGGTACTGGATGTCGGATCCGTGAAAATGGCCCCTGCCGATGTGATGCACCGGATCTTGCCGCCAGAGGTCAATCTGCTTGGCACCCACCCGCTCTTTGGTCCCGAAAGCACCCGGCAGGGACTCGCGGGTCAGAAAATCGCCCTCTGCCCCCTGCGCGGCGGTCGCCCATTACGCTTGGCAGCAATGTTGCGGCATTTCTTTCAGCTTGAGGTGATTTGGACCACACCCGAGGCGCATGACCGCGAATTAGCGACGGTACAGGGGCTCACCCATCTGATTGCTCAGGCCCTCAATCAGGTCGCGCCGGAGACTCTTCGGATGACCACCGCCAGTTTCGAGCTGATGCAGCAGGCCAGCCGCATGGTGACGGGAGATGCCCCCGGTGTGCTGGAGGCGATCCTGCGCGACAATCCGTTTGCAGCAGATGTGCGGGACAGCTTTCTGCAGCGCGCCGCTGACCTTGGCCAACACCCCGTCACGCCACGCACACAACAAAGCCCGCCAAACGCGGCGGGCTTCTGA
- a CDS encoding GatB/YqeY domain-containing protein, which translates to MDTRTRVNMALKQAMKDRAAARLATLRLINAAIKDREIAERVDGEAGGIGDAEILAILGKMTKQRNESARAYEEGGRLDLAERELGEIAIIEEFLPKQLSDDEVAEAVKAAVVDTGAQSIRDMGKVMGALKGKYTGQMDFGKVGPLVKDQLCQGGDC; encoded by the coding sequence ATGGATACGCGAACTCGGGTCAATATGGCCCTGAAACAAGCCATGAAGGACCGCGCAGCAGCCCGACTGGCAACCCTGCGTCTGATCAATGCCGCGATCAAGGACCGCGAAATTGCTGAGCGGGTGGATGGCGAAGCGGGGGGAATCGGCGATGCTGAGATCCTCGCGATCCTGGGTAAGATGACCAAGCAGCGCAATGAAAGCGCGCGTGCCTATGAAGAGGGCGGGCGGCTGGATCTGGCAGAGCGCGAGCTTGGTGAGATTGCCATCATCGAAGAATTTCTACCTAAGCAGCTGAGCGATGATGAGGTGGCAGAGGCCGTGAAGGCCGCTGTTGTCGATACCGGTGCCCAGTCTATCCGGGATATGGGCAAGGTCATGGGCGCGCTGAAAGGCAAATACACCGGCCAGATGGATTTTGGTAAGGTCGGCCCGCTGGTCAAGGATCAGCTGTGCCAAGGGGGCGATTGCTGA
- the carA gene encoding glutamine-hydrolyzing carbamoyl-phosphate synthase small subunit, which translates to MADTVTPKPTACLALADGTIFYGNGFGAYGETVAELCFNTAMTGYQEIMTDPSYAGQIVTFTFPHIGNTGVTPEDDETADPVAAGMVVKWDPTLASNWRATEELKDWLTRTNRIAIGGVDTRRLTRAIRQLGAPHVALAHDPDGNFDIEALVAKAREWSGLEGLDLAKDVTCTQSYRWDEMRWAWPEGYTRQEDPKHKVVAIDYGAKRNILRCLASAGCDVTVLPASATAEEVLAHSPDGVFLSNGPGDPAATGEYAVPMIKEILDTTDLPMFGICLGHQMLALALGGKTVKMNHGHHGANHPVKENATGKVEITSMNHGFAVDGQSLPDGVEETHVSLFDGSNCGIRISDRPVYSVQHHPEASPGPQDSFYLFERFAEAMAARKSA; encoded by the coding sequence ATGGCCGATACCGTCACGCCCAAACCCACAGCATGTTTGGCGCTCGCAGATGGCACCATCTTTTACGGAAACGGCTTCGGAGCATATGGCGAAACAGTTGCAGAACTGTGCTTCAACACCGCCATGACCGGCTATCAGGAAATCATGACCGACCCCTCCTATGCGGGACAGATCGTGACCTTCACCTTCCCCCATATCGGCAACACCGGCGTCACCCCGGAAGATGACGAAACCGCTGACCCGGTCGCCGCTGGCATGGTGGTGAAATGGGACCCCACACTGGCCTCCAACTGGCGCGCCACAGAAGAGCTGAAGGACTGGCTGACCCGGACCAATCGCATTGCCATCGGCGGCGTTGATACCCGTCGTCTGACCCGCGCAATCCGCCAGCTCGGGGCGCCGCATGTGGCGCTGGCCCATGATCCTGATGGCAACTTCGACATCGAAGCCCTGGTCGCCAAGGCCCGCGAATGGTCCGGCCTGGAAGGTCTGGATCTGGCCAAGGACGTGACTTGCACCCAAAGCTACCGTTGGGACGAGATGCGGTGGGCCTGGCCTGAGGGCTACACCCGTCAGGAAGATCCAAAGCACAAAGTTGTCGCCATCGACTACGGCGCGAAACGCAACATCCTGCGGTGCCTCGCGTCTGCAGGCTGCGACGTCACCGTGCTGCCCGCCTCCGCCACCGCAGAGGAGGTACTCGCACATAGCCCTGATGGCGTCTTTCTGTCCAACGGTCCGGGCGATCCAGCCGCCACCGGGGAATATGCCGTGCCGATGATCAAGGAAATCCTCGACACAACAGATCTGCCGATGTTCGGGATCTGCCTCGGCCATCAGATGCTGGCGCTGGCGCTCGGCGGTAAGACCGTCAAAATGAACCACGGTCACCATGGCGCCAATCACCCGGTAAAAGAGAACGCCACCGGCAAAGTCGAAATCACGTCGATGAACCATGGCTTTGCGGTGGATGGTCAGAGCCTGCCGGACGGCGTTGAAGAGACCCATGTCTCACTATTTGACGGGTCCAACTGCGGCATTCGCATCTCGGATCGTCCGGTCTATTCTGTCCAGCATCACCCGGAGGCCAGCCCCGGCCCGCAGGACAGTTTCTACCTGTTTGAGCGGTTCGCCGAGGCAATGGCAGCGCGTAAATCCGCGTAA
- a CDS encoding glycosyltransferase: protein MAEHNLRLIEAARPLIRRERQTSFERRLVEHHAVSKDHLMRALVLRQHQRVPIDHILVSEGWASQEQVLDALSSEHGLQRVDLSGHRPQARLLARKPAQFWLRRCALPYMQLGQTLVVAIAHPAGLAELQRDLAESFGDIRPVIANEAQITELLTAHFRDDLARHASACVPLAYSCRTLGQPNWLGLPLLIGLVALAFVTTMPRVVFTLLCGLALLTLLLFVLLKCAGFLSHLQDQRRQRLHQKTRSQPKPPLCSNQVLGGAATPQRLPRISVLVPLYKEAEIGRALLRRLCKLTYPRSLLEVLLVLEEEDEVTRNAIRCADLPDWFRVIEVPAHGGLTTKPRAMNYALNYCRGEVIGVWDAEDAPNPDQLELVARAFAQGDNDLACLQGALDYYNPGQNWISRCFTLEYASWFRIVLPGIARLGLVVPLGGTTLFIRRNILEQLGGWDAHNVTEDADLGVRLCRLGYRTEMLPTTTYEEANCRPWPWVKQRSRWLKGFMVTYLVHMRRPAVLARQLGWRQFLGLQAFFLGTVGQFLLAPCLWTFWLITLGFDHPSTPLLPAGAPYLAAAILVFFELLGITIGITAAFASGRRWLALWTPSMILYFPMGVIAVYKALYELIFKPFFWDKTAHGQSQTSRKTPLPRT from the coding sequence ATGGCTGAACACAACCTCAGACTGATCGAGGCCGCGCGCCCCCTGATCCGGCGAGAGCGCCAAACGTCGTTTGAACGGCGCCTGGTTGAGCATCACGCCGTCAGCAAAGACCACCTGATGCGGGCGCTGGTTCTGCGCCAGCATCAGCGTGTTCCGATTGATCACATCCTTGTTTCCGAAGGATGGGCCAGTCAGGAACAGGTTCTGGATGCGCTGTCGTCCGAGCATGGTCTGCAACGGGTTGATCTGAGTGGTCACCGCCCCCAGGCGCGTCTGCTCGCGCGCAAACCCGCCCAGTTTTGGCTGCGTCGCTGTGCGCTGCCATATATGCAACTGGGGCAGACACTTGTGGTGGCGATTGCGCATCCGGCCGGTCTGGCTGAACTACAGCGCGATCTTGCGGAGAGTTTTGGCGATATCCGACCGGTTATCGCCAACGAGGCCCAGATTACTGAACTTCTGACCGCTCATTTTCGCGACGATCTCGCCCGCCATGCCAGCGCCTGCGTGCCGCTGGCCTACAGTTGCCGCACCCTTGGCCAGCCGAACTGGCTCGGTCTGCCGCTCCTCATCGGGCTGGTGGCTCTCGCATTTGTCACCACCATGCCGAGGGTGGTTTTCACCCTGCTCTGCGGCCTCGCCCTTTTGACACTGCTGCTGTTTGTGCTGCTGAAATGTGCAGGGTTTTTGTCCCATCTTCAGGATCAACGCAGGCAGCGCCTGCATCAAAAGACCCGATCACAGCCCAAACCACCGCTCTGCTCCAATCAGGTATTGGGGGGAGCAGCAACACCGCAACGCCTGCCACGAATCTCCGTTCTGGTGCCCCTCTACAAGGAGGCGGAGATTGGCCGCGCGCTATTACGACGCCTGTGTAAACTCACCTACCCGCGCAGCCTGCTGGAGGTTCTACTCGTACTGGAAGAAGAGGACGAGGTGACCCGCAATGCCATCCGCTGCGCCGATCTGCCGGATTGGTTCCGGGTGATCGAGGTGCCCGCCCACGGCGGTCTCACCACCAAACCACGGGCCATGAACTACGCGCTAAACTATTGCCGCGGTGAGGTTATCGGTGTTTGGGACGCCGAGGACGCACCGAACCCTGATCAGTTGGAGCTGGTGGCGCGCGCTTTTGCCCAAGGGGACAATGATCTGGCCTGCCTGCAAGGCGCGCTGGACTACTACAATCCCGGTCAGAACTGGATATCGCGCTGTTTCACGCTTGAGTACGCCAGCTGGTTCCGCATCGTACTGCCGGGCATTGCACGCCTCGGGCTGGTGGTCCCACTGGGCGGCACCACACTTTTCATTCGCCGCAACATACTTGAACAACTGGGCGGCTGGGATGCCCATAACGTGACCGAGGATGCCGATCTAGGCGTCCGGCTCTGCCGCCTTGGCTACCGCACGGAGATGCTGCCCACCACCACCTATGAGGAGGCAAACTGCCGCCCCTGGCCATGGGTCAAGCAACGGTCACGCTGGCTGAAGGGCTTCATGGTCACCTATCTGGTCCATATGCGCCGCCCCGCTGTCCTGGCGCGGCAACTGGGCTGGCGGCAATTTCTTGGCTTGCAGGCCTTCTTCCTCGGCACGGTCGGTCAGTTCCTGCTGGCCCCCTGCCTCTGGACCTTCTGGCTGATCACTCTGGGGTTCGACCACCCGAGTACGCCACTGCTGCCCGCCGGAGCGCCCTATCTGGCTGCTGCCATTCTGGTATTCTTCGAATTGCTGGGCATCACGATCGGGATCACCGCCGCTTTCGCCAGCGGACGGCGCTGGCTGGCGCTTTGGACACCCAGCATGATCCTGTATTTCCCGATGGGTGTGATCGCCGTTTACAAGGCGCTTTATGAGCTGATCTTCAAACCGTTTTTCTGGGACAAGACCGCGCATGGGCAGTCACAGACATCCCGGAAAACACCGCTCCCCCGGACATAG